One window of the Camelina sativa cultivar DH55 chromosome 1, Cs, whole genome shotgun sequence genome contains the following:
- the LOC104789841 gene encoding 60S ribosomal protein L13a-2 — protein sequence MVSGSGICSKRVVVDARHHMCGRLASITAKELLNGQSVVVVRCEEICLSGGLVRQKMKYMRFLRKRMNTKPSHGPIHFRAPSKIFWRTVRGMIPHKTKRGAAALARLKVFEGVPPPYDKVKRMVIPDALKVLRLQAGHKYCLLGRLSSEVGWNHYDTIKELETKRKERSQAVYERKKQLTKLRAKAEKAAEEKLGSQLDVLTSIKY from the exons ATGGTGTCTGGGTCAGGCATATGCTCCAAGCGTGTCGTGGTTGACGCACGTCACCACATGTGTGGTCGTCTTGCTTCGATCACAGCTAAGGAACTGCTCAATGGACAGAGTGTTGTTGTCGTCCGATGTGAGGAGATTTGTTTGTCTGGTGGTTTGGTTCGTCAGAAGATGAAGTACATGAGGTTTCTCAGGAAACGCATGAACACTAAGCCTTCTCATGGTCCTATTCATTTCCGTGCTCCGTCCAAGATCTTTTGGCGTACCGTTCGTGG GATGATTCCACACAAGACCAAGCGTGGTGCTGCTGCTCTTGCCCGTTTGAAGGTTTTTGAGGGAGTCCCACCTCCTTATGACAAGGTCAAGAGAATGGTCATCCCTGATGCTCTCAA ggttttgaggcTTCAAGCTGGCCACAAGTACTGCTTGTTGGGCCGTCTCTCTTCTGAAGTTGGCTGGAACCATTATGATACCATTAAG GAGCTTGAGACGAAAAGAAAGGAGAGGTCTCAAGCTGTGTATGAGCGCAAGAAGCAGCTCACCAAGCTCAGGGCTAAGGCTGAGAAGGCTGCAGAAGAGAAACTCGGATCCCAGCTTGATGTCCTTACATCAATTAAGTACTGA
- the LOC104789826 gene encoding uncharacterized protein LOC104789826 isoform X2, which yields MNIASRIRRSFFGEKTKSSDGNSLTSGSSVKEEGKDEILGVTDELIDHVRSFTIDTFKDFSLEDEEEEEASVDTLGDEGNGMSSSANVKKDLSDWQEKHAVLVLSKSKELSQLRFKLCPRVLKEHQFWRIYFLLVRKLVAKYEVLAIQQANIRRMAMEDSKTSETKGVYEVEMSETKQRLGTGPATP from the exons ATGAATATAGCTTCGAGGATTCGGCGGAGTTTTTTCGGAGAGAAGACGAAATCTTCTGATGGGAACAGCTTAACGAGTGGATCGAGTGTTaaagaagaaggtaaagatGAGATTTTGGGAGTAACTGATGAGTTAATCGATCATGTCAGATCCTTCACCATTGATACGTTTAAGGACTTCTCTCTTGAAG atgaagaagaagaagaagcgtctGTGGATACTTTGGGAGATGAAGGTAATGGAATGAGTTCATCTGCTAATGTGAAGAAGGATTTGTCTGATTGGCAGGAGAAACATGCGGTTCTTGTGTTATCGAAATCGAAG GAACTCTCACAGCTGAGATTCAAGTTATGCCCGCGAGTTTTAAAAGAACATCAGTTTTGGAGGATATATTTCCTGCTTGTGAGGAAGCTTGTGGCAAA ATATGAGGTGCTAGCAATCCAACAGGCTAACATAAGGAGGATGGCCATGGAAGACAGTAAAACTTCTGAAACCAAAGGTGTATATGAAGTTGAAATGTCAGAAACGAAGCAAAGGTTGGGTACAGGACCTGCAACTCCGTGA
- the LOC104789826 gene encoding uncharacterized protein LOC104789826 isoform X1, giving the protein MNIASRIRRSFFGEKTKSSDGNSLTSGSSVKEEGKDEILGVTDELIDHVRSFTIDTFKDFSLEADEEEEEASVDTLGDEGNGMSSSANVKKDLSDWQEKHAVLVLSKSKELSQLRFKLCPRVLKEHQFWRIYFLLVRKLVAKYEVLAIQQANIRRMAMEDSKTSETKGVYEVEMSETKQRLGTGPATP; this is encoded by the exons ATGAATATAGCTTCGAGGATTCGGCGGAGTTTTTTCGGAGAGAAGACGAAATCTTCTGATGGGAACAGCTTAACGAGTGGATCGAGTGTTaaagaagaaggtaaagatGAGATTTTGGGAGTAACTGATGAGTTAATCGATCATGTCAGATCCTTCACCATTGATACGTTTAAGGACTTCTCTCTTGAAG cagatgaagaagaagaagaagcgtctGTGGATACTTTGGGAGATGAAGGTAATGGAATGAGTTCATCTGCTAATGTGAAGAAGGATTTGTCTGATTGGCAGGAGAAACATGCGGTTCTTGTGTTATCGAAATCGAAG GAACTCTCACAGCTGAGATTCAAGTTATGCCCGCGAGTTTTAAAAGAACATCAGTTTTGGAGGATATATTTCCTGCTTGTGAGGAAGCTTGTGGCAAA ATATGAGGTGCTAGCAATCCAACAGGCTAACATAAGGAGGATGGCCATGGAAGACAGTAAAACTTCTGAAACCAAAGGTGTATATGAAGTTGAAATGTCAGAAACGAAGCAAAGGTTGGGTACAGGACCTGCAACTCCGTGA
- the LOC104789861 gene encoding trihelix transcription factor ASIL1-like, with amino-acid sequence MATPSPTSSPPSDSNPNSAATPPDQIQQQPSPPQPTDPSSPPPSHSTVIALAATTSSVARKTQPVLWTHDETLLLIESFKEKWDAIGRGPLKSNHWEEIAVAVSARSGVDRSATQCRHKIEKLRKRFRSERQSMGPISIWPFYNQMEEMDSNPAPISARPLTRLPPNSNKHFQDDEEEDQEEEDNYEEEEEDERQSKSRSINYILRRPGTVNRFAGGGGGLLSWGQRERSSKRKRNKDGGDGGERRRKGARAVAAEIRAFAERVMVMEKKKMEFAKETVRLRKEMEIRRINLMQTSQAQLLQFLNSSFGSSF; translated from the coding sequence ATGGCGACGCCTTCGCCGACCTCCTCTCCTCCCTCTGATTCAAACCCTAATTCCGCCGCAACTCCGCCGGATCAGATACAACAACAACCCTCTCCTCCACAACCCACGGATCCATCCTCTCCTCCACCATCGCATAGCACCGTCATAGCTTTAGCCGCTACAACCTCCTCCGTCGCCAGAAAAACCCAACCTGTGCTCTGGACTCACGACGAGACTCTCCTCCTAATCGAATCCTTCAAAGAGAAATGGGACGCAATTGGCCGTGGTCCTCTCAAATCAAACCACTGGGAAGAGATCGCCGTCGCCGTCTCAGCTCGCTCCGGCGTTGACCGGTCAGCTACTCAGTGTAGGCATAAGATTGAGAAGTTGCGTAAAAGATTCCGATCAGAGAGACAGAGTATGGGACCTATCTCGATTTGGCCTTTCTATAATCAGATGGAGGAAATGGATTCGAACCCTGCTCCCATCTCAGCTCGTCCTCTCACACGACTACCTCCGAATTCGAATAAGCACTTccaagacgatgaagaagaagatcaagaagaagaggataactatgaagaagaggaagaagatgagagacaGAGCAAATCGAGGAGTATCAACTACATACTGAGAAGACCTGGTACGGTTAATAGATTTGCTGGAGGTGGTGGAGGACTCTTGTCATGGGGACAAAGAGAGAGATCGTccaagaggaagaggaacaaAGATGGAGGTGATGGTGGTGAGAGGCGGAGGAAAGGAGCGAGAGCTGTGGCAGCGGAGATTAGAGCGTTTGCTGAGAGAGTTATggtaatggagaagaagaagatggagtttGCTAAAGAGACAGTGAGGCTTCGTAAAGAGATGGAGATTAGAAGGATTAATTTGATGCAGACTTCTCAAGCTCAGCTTCTTCAGTTTCTCAACTCTTCCTTTGGTTCTTCTTTCTAA
- the LOC104707728 gene encoding phosphatidylinositol/phosphatidylcholine transfer protein SFH9-like — MPALGEILLVPETDKGKSEDVVEVSEDEKITRTRSRSLKKKAIKASSKLTHSLRKRGKRVADQYAPIVIEDVRDEEEEKAVNVFRIALVSLDLLPSRHDDYHTMLRFLKARRFDIDKAVQMWEEMLKWRKENGVDTIMQDFVYDEYEEVQQYYPHGYHGVDRDGRPVYIERLGKIDPGKLMKVTTLERFLRYHVQGFEKTFSEKFPACSIAAKRHINSSTTIIDVHGVSWMSFRKLAQDLVMRMQKIDGDNYPETLNQMYIINAGSGFKLIWNTVKGFLDPKTTSKIHVLGNKFRSHLLEIIDPSELPEFLGGSCLCVNEGGCMRFNKGPWNDPEIMKLVRSRDAMYKTKEQGLLENGEVAKLFALRQHLNTEISSPDRGQARERESHSEHDKRAQLSNQAEAVGVGRMEQSDSTDQLPSNLTVESNSLQKVANLS, encoded by the exons ATGCCAG ctTTAGGTGAGATACTTTTGGTTCCAGAAACTGATAAAGGAAAGAGTGAAGACGTTGTTGAGGTTTCAGAGGATGAGAAGATCACAAGAACTCGTTCTAGATctttgaagaagaaagcaatCAAAGCTTCGAGTAAATTGACACATAGTTTAAGGAAAAGAGGGAAGCGTGTTGCTGATCAGTATGCACCTATTGTGATTGAGGATGTGagggatgaagaagaggagaaagcagTTAATGTGTTTAGAATAGCTTTGGTTTCTCTTGATTTGCTTCCATCTCGTCACGATGATTATCATACAATGTTGAG ATTCTTGAAGGCGAGGAGATTTGATATTGATAAAGCTGTTCAGATGTGGGAAGAAATGCTAAAGTGGAGGAAAGAGAATGGAGTTGATACTATAATGCAG GATTTTGTTTATGATGAGTACGAAGAAGTACAACAGTACTATCCACATGGTTACCATGGTGTAGATAGAGATGGCCGGCCTGTCTACATTGAACGGCTTGGTAAAATTGACCCCGGAAAGCTAATGAAGGTTACCACATTGGAGCGTTTCTTGAGATATCATGTACAGGGTTTTGAAAAGACTTTTTCTGAGAAGTTTCCAGCCTGCTCGATCGCAGCAAAGAGGCACATAAATTCTTCGACAACCATAATAGATGTGCATGGAGTG AGCTGGATGAGCTTTAGAAAATTAGCTCAGGACCTTGTAATGCGAATGCAGAAAATTGATGGTGACAACTATCCTGAG ACATTGAATCAGATGTACATTATTAATGCTGGAAGCGGATTCAAGCTTATATGGAACACAGTGAAAGGCTTTCTCGACCCTAAAACTACTTCTAAGATACAT GTTTTGGGAAACAAATTTCGCAGTCACCTTCTTGAGATTATAGATCCAAG TGAGCTTCCCGAGTTTCTGGGAGGAAGTTGTTTGTGTGTAAATGAGGGTGGGTGTATGCGATTCAACAAGGGGCCTTGGAATGACCCGGAGATAATGAAA TTGGTGCGTTCGAGAGATGCAatgtacaaaacaaaagaacaagggCTCTTGGAGAATGGAGAAGTAGCTAAATTATTTGCTTTGCGG CAGCATTTAAACACAGAAATATCGTCACCTGATAGAGGTCAAGCTAGGGAGAGAGAATCGCATTCTGAACAT GACAAACGTGCTCAGTTGAGCAATCAAGCTGAAGCAGTTGGTGTTGGGAGAATGGAACAGTCTGATTCAACAG ATCAATTACCCAGTAATCTGACAGTAGAAAGTAACTCTCTTCAGAAGGTTGCAA ACTTAAGTTAG